The DNA sequence CACAAAGGATATACCAATACTTATAACAGCGGTTACAGATCCTATAGATGCAGGACTCGCTAAAGCATGGGATAAAACAGAGACTAATGTTACTGGAACAAGTGATTTAGCACCAATACAAAAACAATTTGAGCTTATGAAAAAATTATTACCTAATGTAAAAACTATAGGTATATTATATAACACTAGCGAAGCAAATTCGGTATTGCAGGTACAAATGGCAAAAGATATAGCTTCTAAATTAAATTTAGATGTAAAACTTTCTGGAGTTACTAATACTAATGAAGTTGCACAATCAACAGATGTATTGATTGGTGATGTAGATGCTATTTATATACCAACTGACAATACGATAGCATCAGCTATAGCTCTTGTAGTATCAAAATGTAATGAAAATAATATCCCTGTAATAGGGTCAGAAGCTGCACATGTAAACAATGGTGCATTAGCAACTGAAGGTATAGATTATTACAAGCTTGGTTTTCAAACAGGTGAAATGGCTATAGAGGTTTTAAAAGGCAAAAAGCCACAAGATATGGCTGTAACTACATTAAAAAGTACAGAATTAGTTATAAATGTAGATGCTGCTAAAAAATTAAATATAGAAATACCTGATGAATTAAAGAATAATGCAAAATTAATCGAGGAAGGTAAATAATATGATGAATTTTTGGTTAAGTGTCATAGAGCAGGGTTTAATATTTGGAGTAATGGTACTTGGAGTATATATTACTTATAAAATATTAGATTTTCCTGATTTAACAGTAGACGGCAGTTTCCCTTTGGGAGCTGCTGTAACGGGAGCGTTATTGACAAAAGGGCTTAACCCTTTAGTTGTACTGCTAGCTTCTTTTGCAGCGGGAGCATTAGCAGGTTTTACGACAGGGTTTTTACATGTAAAATTAAAAATCACAAATTTATTATCAGGTATATTAGTAATGACTGGGTTATATTCAATAAACCTAAGGATAATGGGTAAATCAAATACACCTTTATTTAACAATGAAACTATTTTTTCAAGTAATATAGATTCTATTTTTATAATAATTGTTTTTGCGGTGATTACTAAATTATTATTAGATATTTTCTTAAAAACTGATATAGGTTATATTGTTAAAGCTACAGGAGACAATCCTCAACTTGTAACCTCTTTAGGAATGAATACGGGAGTAATGAAGATAGTAGCTTTGATGTTATCAAATGGGTTGGTAGCACTATCAGGCTCATTAGTAGCTCAGTATCAACGGTTTTCAGATGTTGGAATGGGAACAGGTATAATAGTTATGGGACTTGCATCAGTTATTTTTGGTGAAGCACTATTTAAAAGAATACCTTTAATAACACCTACTACAATGGTGCTAGGAGGAGCAATATTATATAAAGCAAGTATAGGATTTGCACTTGAATTAGGTTTTCCGCCAAATGATTTAAAGTTAATAAACGCTATTATAGTTACAATAGCTTTACAATTAAATGGTAAGGAACTTTTAACAAAGGTTAAATCAATGTTTAGTTTTGGAGGTGAGAAAGTTGTTACAAATACAGGGCTTGAATAAGACATTTTCAAAAAATACTGCAAATTGCAAACAAGTTTTTGACAATTTCTCTCTAAAAGTAAACAAAGGAGATTTTATAACAATAATAGGAAGTAACGGAGCGGGAAAATCTACTCTATTGAATCTTATATCTGGAAAATTAAGCTCAGATAGCGGTAGTATATTGCTTAAAGATATGGATTTAACAAAAATGTCAGAGCATAAGGCATCAAAAAATATAGCAAGAGTTTTTCAAAATCCTACTTTAGGGACAGCTCCTTCTATGACAATACTAGAAAATATGTCGCTTGCTATAAAAAAAGGTAGAAAATACGGATTTTCTTTTTGTGTTTCAAAAAGTAAAATACCATATTTTAAAGAAATATTATCACAAGCAGGCATTGGTTTAGAAAATCATTTGTATACAAAAGTAGGATTATTATCAGGAGGTCAAAGACAAGCACTTACTATAATAATGGCTACAATGGTAAATCCAGATATTTTATTATTAGACGAACCAACAGCAGCTTTAGATCCTAAAACTTCAAAAAAAATATGTGGGCAGATAGAGAAAATAGTAGACGAAAAAAAGATTACAACTCTCATGGTTACTCATGATTTAAATCAAGCTATAGAAGTAGGCAATAGACTCTTAATGATGCATGATGGGAGAGTTGTACTAGATATTGATGAAAATGAAAAGAAAAACCTTACAATAGATAAACTATTAGACTGTTTTGAGAAAAGTCAGGATAAAGGAATGTTGAGTGATAGAATGTTATTTTCATATTAGCTAGACAAGATTAGTTTGTGATGAACTAGTCTTTTTTTATTTAATAGTTGGAACAAGAGTGCAAAAAATTGTTGTAATAGTATAGATTAGATAGGCAAGCTTTTGAGGATGTGTAACTCGTAATTTAGTATAGAAGTCAAATAGACATTTTTAAAAGGTGGCTATATTTTTCTAATTATATAGGATGAAAAAATATAGCCATTATTGTGGTGTTTAAAAATATCATGAAGCTTTTAAAGGTTTTACCTGTCTGTTTTCTTTAGAGTTAGGAGTTATAATTTCAGATAGATTTTGTTACCTAAAGAACAGAGTTCTGTATTTAAATGTTTATAGAGGCTTTGTTTTAGGATTAACAAAATTTTCGACATTTTGATATACTCCATCAGTTCCAACAAATAAAATTATATCATTCTCTTTAAAGGCTAAATGAGGTCCTGGAGATATTATTAAATTTTTCGTTCTTTTTATGCCAATAATAGTTGCTTTGGTTTTTTGCCAAAAATTTGTACTTGAAATTGTGTTTTCAATAATTGGACTGTCTTTTAAAATTTCAAGCTCAAAAGGATAAATTAATCCTATATTCTTTAATTGATATGAATAATCTATTATTGATTGTATATTTTCATTTATATTTTTTTCTAATTCTAGTTTTTCTAATATTAGTTTATTGGTTTCATCTTTCAACTTAGCTACATGATCTTTTGTTTTAAAATTTTGTATAAACTGATAAGCTTGTTCTTTGCTAATTATAGAAATACCACTTTTCTCAGTTACATTAACAACATTCATATCTTTTAAAAGAGCAATGGATCTACGAATTGTTTCAGGAGACACATTATATTTACTTGCTAAAGTTGATCTACCACTAACCTTGCTACCCTCTTTCATATCTCCATTGTAAATGCTATAAGCTATATCCAAAGCTATCTTAATATACTTAGGTGTTACATGTTTTTTTTTCATTTATTAAGGTCTCCTTTTTGTTTTATATCAATATTTTACAAAATAAATGAGTTTATATCAAGAGATAGACGAAATTTTACATCTGACAACTTATATGGTATAATGAGAATGTCACATAAAACAACTCATAAAATCACACAAGTTGTCAGAGTATTTTATTCCAACCAATAAGATTGCAATTTGTCGGTAATATTATCAATCTAATATTTTTTAATAATATAATTATTATGATAATTTTATGGCTAATATATTAGTCTATTTTAATGCAATTAATTATAATATAAATTATTAATTGCATAAATTACAGTGAAGTTTTTGAAAGTAGGAGGTAATAAATGATAAAATTCGAGAATGTATCTAAAACATATAATAATGGATTTAAGGCAATTAAAAATTTAAATCTTCATATAAAAAAAGGAGAAATATTTGTACTGATTGGACCAAGTGGCTGTGGCAAAACTACTACAATGAAAATGATTAATAGACTTATAGAATTGACAGAGGGAGCAATTTATATAAATGGAAAATCTATATATGAACAAGATGTTGTAGAGTTAAGAAGAAATATAGGTTATGTGATACAGCAAATTGGACTATTACCACATATGACAATTGCAGAAAATGTAGCACTAGTACCTAAATTAAAAAAACAAGATAAAAAAATATATACAGATAAAGTTGATGAATTATTAAATATGGTAGGTTTAGATCCAAAGATATATAGTAATAAATATCCTAGTGAACTTAGTGGAGGACAGCAACAAAGAATAGGAGTAATTAGAGCTTTAGCGGCAGATCCTCCAATTATCCTTATGGACGAGCCCTTTAGTGCTTTAGATCCTATAAGTCGTGAGCAATTACAAAATGAACTTATTAAGTTACAAGTTGCTATACAAAAAACTATAGTATTTGTTACACATGATATGGATGAAGCTTTAAAAATTGCTGATAGGATATGTATTATGAAAGAGGGACAGATTGTACAATTGTGTACGCCAGACAAACTAATAAGGCACCCAGCAAATAGTTTCGTAAGGGATTTTATTGGAGAACATAGATTAAAGCAAGCATCAAAACAAAATCTACCCGAATTAAAAAATATCATTACTAAACCAATTGTAGCAACTGAAGATAAAGATCTAATAAAAGCTATGAAAATGCTATACAAGAATAAATGTGAATACATTGTAATCGTGGACAAATATTACAAATTTATAGGCATTGTAAAAGCTTGGGATATCTATAATAATTGCAAAAACAAAGATATGATATTGAAAGATATAATGAAAACAGACGTTCATAAGTTAAGTATTAATAGAAAATTAGAGCATGCTATAGAAATCTTAAGTAAAACTGATAGTGGGTGTTTACCTGTTGTAGGAGAAAATGAAAAATTTAAGGGCATTATTACAAATGATATTATAGTAAAAGTATTGACAGATAGAATTATTGAAAGGAGAGCTATATGATAGAAGGAGTAAATTTAAATTCAATAATAAAGACAATGACAAATAGATGGCCTGATATATTATTATGTTTAGGGCAGCATTTAAAATTAACTTTAATCGCTTTAATTTGTGCTATTGTAATTGCAGTTCCACTTGGTATATATCTAACTAGGCACAAACGATTTGCTGATACAGTAATAGGTATAACTGCTATATTTCAAACAATACCAAGCGTTGCTTTATTAGGATTTATGATCCCAATATTAGGAATAGGAACATTGCCAGCTATTGTTGCATTAACTATATATGGATTATTACCTATTCTTCGTAACACGTATACTGGAATTATGGGTGTAGATAAGTCTTCGATTGAAGCTGGGAGAGGTATGGGTATGACTTCTAAGCAGATTTTGTTTATGGTTCAGATTCCTTTAGCCTCAACAATAATAATGGCAGGAATAAGAACAGCCGCAGTATTAATCGTAGGGGTTGCTACATTGGCTTCTTTAATTGGAGCAGGAGGTCTAGGAGAGTTAATTTTTAGAGGTATAGCTTCGGTTGATTCAGTATTAATATTATTTGGTGCTGTACCAGCGGCCATTCTTGCTATTGGTATAGATTTTATTTTAAAGAAGTTAGAGACTAAAGCAACTCCTCGTGGACTTAAAAACTAAAAAAATATAAAGGAGGATATATGGTATGAAGAAATTTATTTTATTTTTAAGTATAGCAATTATGTCTTTATCTATAGTTGCTTGTGGTAAAAATGATAAAGAAATAGTTATAGGTGGTAAAGAGGTTTCAGAGCAAGATATTTTAGTAAATATTATGGCAGAACTTATAGAAAATAAAACGGATATTAAAGTAGTAAGAAAACCGTTTTTAGGTGGAACACATATTTGTGATAAAGCTATGGCTTCGGGTGATTTGGATATATATCCCGAATACACAGGAACTGCATTAGTGAGTGTACTTAATGAAAAAGTTTTAAAAGATCCTGATGAAGTATATGAAAAAGTTAAGGAAAGGTATGAAAAGGAAAAAAATATTGTATGGCTTAAACCTTTTGGATTTAATAATACTTATGCTCTACTTATGAAAGAATCAAAAGCAAAAGAGCTTGGAATAAAAAATCTAAGTGATTTATCAAAACAAGCTTCAAATCTAGTTTTGGCAGCAGGACAGGAATTTTTAGAAAGGGCAGATGGGTATGATGGTTTAAAGGAAGTTTATAGTATTGAATTCAAAGATACAAAAAGCATGGATTTAGGCTTAACATATGTTGCTGTCAGAGATAACAAAGTAGATATTAACTCAGCTCACTCAACTGATGGGAGAATTAAAGCTTTTAAATTAATTGCTTTAGAGGATGATAAGCAATTCTTTCCACCGTATTATGCAGCACCAATTATACGAAAAGAAACATTAGATAAATATCCTGAATTAAAAAATGTTTTAAATTTATTAGATTCCAAAATTAGCAATGAAATAATGTCAGATTTAAATGCAAAAGTTGATATTGATAGAGTAGATGCTAAAGAAGTAGCTAAAGAATGGTTAAAAGAACAAGGATTAATAGATTAAGCAGGATTAAAAATTTCCTGTATTCTAAAAATACCTTGCTAATATAATGAATTTCATGGTATTTTAAGATTATAGGAGGTGGTAAAATGATAATTTCTCATGAAAGAAATGTTGAAGGGAAAAAGATAGTTGGTGACAATGCTAAAAATGTTTTAATGAAAGCAGTAATCTCACCTGATGAAGGATGGGATGGATATGTTATGAGAATATTTGAACTTGAAAAAGATGGGTTTACTCCAAAACATACACACCCTTGGCCACATATTAATTACATTATAGAAGGTGAAGGATTATTATACTTGGATGGAAATGAAAATAAAGTAGAAGCAGGTTCTTTTGCATATGTTCCTTCTGATGAATTGCATCAATTCAGAAACACTGGAGAAAAAATACTAAAATTTATATGTATTGTTCCTGAAGAAGGTCATAAATAAAAAAGAAGGTGTCTTAAAATGACGAAATTCAGAGTTTTTGAAATATTTCACGGCTAATCATGAAGAGAGAACAAAAAACTATGATTTCTTATGAATCACTTATTCCTAGGAACGAAGTGAGTAATAAGCTACATCATAGTATGCTATTAGCCTTTGAAAAATTCAATGCCTTGAATTTCATTTATTTTAAAACACCTGTAACTATCTCTAAACACATTTTGAGATAGTTATTTTTTATTCTTCAGGAATTTGATATTCAATATTTTTGATTACAATATTTGTTTCTTTCATCAAGTCAATATCTTGTTTAGGTCCGCCCCATACAACGGCAACAAAAGGTCTTAGTGGAAATCTTTCATGAATATTTTTAATAGTAGCAATTTTACCGTTACTTAATCTTACTAAACTTCCTATTGGATATGGTATTATTTTACTAATGAATATTTTGACCATATCAAAATCAAAACTGGTACCTCCTCCAGCCATTAAATATTCTATAGCAGCATTTGGAGGCATTGCTAATCTATATGGTCTATCAGAAGTTAGAGCATCATATACATCGGCAATAGTTACTATCCTAGCAAGTTTATTTATATCATTTCTAACTAGCGATTGAGGATAACCTGTACCATCATATTTTTCATGATGATGAAGGGCTATAATTCTAGCTTTACCTGATATATTAGAACAATCTTTAAGATAATCATAGCCTATTTGAGGATGAGTTTTAACAATATCAAACTCTTCTTTAGTAAGAGGTCCATTTTTTTGAAGTATTTCTTTTGGAATCATTGTCTTTCCAATATCATGTAATATAGCGCCCAGACACAAATCTCTTAAATCAGACTTATTTAAATTAAGAGATATTCCAAGTATTAATGAAAGGACAGCTACGTTAA is a window from the Abyssisolibacter fermentans genome containing:
- a CDS encoding ABC transporter substrate-binding protein is translated as MVGKKLIGIIMILVLMMSLFSGCTNKSDVDSDKIKIGITQIIEHPALDAARSGFIDALDKNGYKDGENIIIEVQNAQGDIPTAQIIAKNFASDKKDLILAIATPTAQAAYNATKDIPILITAVTDPIDAGLAKAWDKTETNVTGTSDLAPIQKQFELMKKLLPNVKTIGILYNTSEANSVLQVQMAKDIASKLNLDVKLSGVTNTNEVAQSTDVLIGDVDAIYIPTDNTIASAIALVVSKCNENNIPVIGSEAAHVNNGALATEGIDYYKLGFQTGEMAIEVLKGKKPQDMAVTTLKSTELVINVDAAKKLNIEIPDELKNNAKLIEEGK
- a CDS encoding ABC transporter permease subunit; this translates as MNFWLSVIEQGLIFGVMVLGVYITYKILDFPDLTVDGSFPLGAAVTGALLTKGLNPLVVLLASFAAGALAGFTTGFLHVKLKITNLLSGILVMTGLYSINLRIMGKSNTPLFNNETIFSSNIDSIFIIIVFAVITKLLLDIFLKTDIGYIVKATGDNPQLVTSLGMNTGVMKIVALMLSNGLVALSGSLVAQYQRFSDVGMGTGIIVMGLASVIFGEALFKRIPLITPTTMVLGGAILYKASIGFALELGFPPNDLKLINAIIVTIALQLNGKELLTKVKSMFSFGGEKVVTNTGLE
- a CDS encoding ABC transporter ATP-binding protein → MLQIQGLNKTFSKNTANCKQVFDNFSLKVNKGDFITIIGSNGAGKSTLLNLISGKLSSDSGSILLKDMDLTKMSEHKASKNIARVFQNPTLGTAPSMTILENMSLAIKKGRKYGFSFCVSKSKIPYFKEILSQAGIGLENHLYTKVGLLSGGQRQALTIIMATMVNPDILLLDEPTAALDPKTSKKICGQIEKIVDEKKITTLMVTHDLNQAIEVGNRLLMMHDGRVVLDIDENEKKNLTIDKLLDCFEKSQDKGMLSDRMLFSY
- a CDS encoding TrkA C-terminal domain-containing protein, which translates into the protein MKKKHVTPKYIKIALDIAYSIYNGDMKEGSKVSGRSTLASKYNVSPETIRRSIALLKDMNVVNVTEKSGISIISKEQAYQFIQNFKTKDHVAKLKDETNKLILEKLELEKNINENIQSIIDYSYQLKNIGLIYPFELEILKDSPIIENTISSTNFWQKTKATIIGIKRTKNLIISPGPHLAFKENDIILFVGTDGVYQNVENFVNPKTKPL
- a CDS encoding betaine/proline/choline family ABC transporter ATP-binding protein (Members of the family are the ATP-binding subunit of ABC transporters for substrates such as betaine, L-proline or other amino acids, choline, carnitine, etc. The substrate specificity is best determined from the substrate-binding subunit, rather than this subunit, as it interacts with the permease subunit and not with substrate directly.), whose product is MIKFENVSKTYNNGFKAIKNLNLHIKKGEIFVLIGPSGCGKTTTMKMINRLIELTEGAIYINGKSIYEQDVVELRRNIGYVIQQIGLLPHMTIAENVALVPKLKKQDKKIYTDKVDELLNMVGLDPKIYSNKYPSELSGGQQQRIGVIRALAADPPIILMDEPFSALDPISREQLQNELIKLQVAIQKTIVFVTHDMDEALKIADRICIMKEGQIVQLCTPDKLIRHPANSFVRDFIGEHRLKQASKQNLPELKNIITKPIVATEDKDLIKAMKMLYKNKCEYIVIVDKYYKFIGIVKAWDIYNNCKNKDMILKDIMKTDVHKLSINRKLEHAIEILSKTDSGCLPVVGENEKFKGIITNDIIVKVLTDRIIERRAI
- a CDS encoding ABC transporter permease; protein product: MIEGVNLNSIIKTMTNRWPDILLCLGQHLKLTLIALICAIVIAVPLGIYLTRHKRFADTVIGITAIFQTIPSVALLGFMIPILGIGTLPAIVALTIYGLLPILRNTYTGIMGVDKSSIEAGRGMGMTSKQILFMVQIPLASTIIMAGIRTAAVLIVGVATLASLIGAGGLGELIFRGIASVDSVLILFGAVPAAILAIGIDFILKKLETKATPRGLKN
- a CDS encoding glycine betaine ABC transporter substrate-binding protein, producing the protein MKKFILFLSIAIMSLSIVACGKNDKEIVIGGKEVSEQDILVNIMAELIENKTDIKVVRKPFLGGTHICDKAMASGDLDIYPEYTGTALVSVLNEKVLKDPDEVYEKVKERYEKEKNIVWLKPFGFNNTYALLMKESKAKELGIKNLSDLSKQASNLVLAAGQEFLERADGYDGLKEVYSIEFKDTKSMDLGLTYVAVRDNKVDINSAHSTDGRIKAFKLIALEDDKQFFPPYYAAPIIRKETLDKYPELKNVLNLLDSKISNEIMSDLNAKVDIDRVDAKEVAKEWLKEQGLID
- a CDS encoding cupin domain-containing protein: MIISHERNVEGKKIVGDNAKNVLMKAVISPDEGWDGYVMRIFELEKDGFTPKHTHPWPHINYIIEGEGLLYLDGNENKVEAGSFAYVPSDELHQFRNTGEKILKFICIVPEEGHK
- a CDS encoding HD-GYP domain-containing protein; its protein translation is MRFLPIVYAKDNSILGKHVYDNEGRILLKKGATLTPKIKKRIKQIGIHSVYVLDEYSDEELKDVIRPELRNQALSSIKSTFNHFRQYNNKQNNSILNSSVKNRFNNERRQHINNLSKISEEILDEILSNKDILINLVDIKSNDAYTLQHSINVAVLSLILGISLNLNKSDLRDLCLGAILHDIGKTMIPKEILQKNGPLTKEEFDIVKTHPQIGYDYLKDCSNISGKARIIALHHHEKYDGTGYPQSLVRNDINKLARIVTIADVYDALTSDRPYRLAMPPNAAIEYLMAGGGTSFDFDMVKIFISKIIPYPIGSLVRLSNGKIATIKNIHERFPLRPFVAVVWGGPKQDIDLMKETNIVIKNIEYQIPEE